The following nucleotide sequence is from Solidesulfovibrio carbinolicus.
GCACAGGGCAATATATAAATAAATGAAATTTCTACAATAAATATTATAGCGCCCACAAACCACACCCACCAACAAGAGGCACTTTCTTTCTCACAAAACGAACCCACCAAGACTTGAGGCAACAGCAACAAACGATTCAGCATTTCGTTGTCAACGAAAACAACATAAACTAAGCATACTAGCGAGATAACCTTAAGAACGTCATAAAAATCATGCTTTCCTCTAGTCACAAACCAGAGAGAACCATGGAGAAGCAGCGCTCCTGGGATAAAATACAGGCAACTGAGCACTATCCGAAGAAACACCGTCTGCTCCCGTACCATTCACGACAACGGCCCAGCGCATTGGCTCCAGCTGCTGCAACCGTACAAAACGCGCTTCGACACAACGGAACGCGTTTGCCGAGGGCTTCTCCTCCGGCGACAAAACAACATTCGTTCATGTGATATTTATTGCACGATCTGTTTCTATTGACAACCGCCCCGCCGTCACAACGTACCTCCTGCGCCAACGGCGTCGTCTCAAGCCAACTGTCGAGAGAAAGGAATCCAGCCCGCCCCCCCCTTTTCCCGATACGGCCGCCGCTTCCTGCCGCCGCACCCCGACAAAAAAAAGGCCGGCCAGCAGGGGAAATCCCCCCGCAGGCCGGCCCGAAAGTCCGTTGTCGGAAAATCGCGCTACATCTGCCTTAACAGCAGCCGCTTGCCGTAGACGTCGCGTTCATCCTGGTTTTTTTTTCCCGGCCGCACGAAGCGCAGGGCATGGGCGGTGCAGCCCGTGACGCACGACGGGTCCAGCCCGGCGTCCACGCGCTCGCGGCAGTAGTCGCACTTGACCACCTTGCCCGTGACCTCGTTCCACTGCGGAATCTTCCAGGGGCAGGCCTGGATACAGGCCTTGCAGCCCACGCACAGCTCTTCCTTCACGTACACGATGCCGTCTTCCTCGCGCCGGAACATCGCTCCGGTGGGGCAGGCCGGCACGCACCACGGCCGCTCGCAGTGGAAGCACGACATGTAAAGATTGAGCAGGCGCGGCTTGCCCTTGACCATGTCCGGCCCGACGGTCACGAGCTTGCCCGGTTTGGCCGAGGGCGGCACGGCGTTTTTCACCTGGCAGTGCACTTCGCAGGCATGGCAGCTGATGCAGCGCTTCTTGTCCATCTGGATCATGTACTTGCTCACGGGTGTTCCTCCATCAGGGTCGCGTCGGCCGGCCGGGCGGCCTCGGGGGCCGGGGCCTCGGCCGCCTGCCGGGCCAGCCGGGCCATGAGGTCGAGGCGGAAATCCGCCCGGGACGCGCCGACGTAATAGACGTGCTGGGAAAAGCGCAGCGAATCCACCGGACAGGCTCGCACGCACTGGCCGCACAGGCTGCACAGGGAATAGTCGTAGATGAACACGCCCGGAACCTTGCAGCCCTTTTGCGGGGCCGGGGCCATGGCCGTGCCCACCGGGATCAGCTCGCCGGCCAGCTCCAGGGCTTCGGGATCGCCGCCGCCGCTCCCCGCGCCCACGGGACAGCCCACGGACAGGCACTGGGACGGACAGGCCCGGGTGCAGGCCCCGCAGGCGATGCAGCGCGGCATGGCCGGGTTGTCTTCCCGCCCCACAAGCTCCACATGCCCCCGGTAGGTGTCGAGGTTGGTCACTTCCTGCTTGGGATAGATGACCGTAACGGCCGGCTTGGCAAAGGCCCGGCCCGTGATGCCAAGGCCGACGAACAGGCTTTTAAGCCCCGTCGCCGCTTCGCGCACGAGATCGGATAGAGACACGCCAGACCTCCCTGGGCGCGCAACCGGCAGCGCCCGATCCGGAATTTCCCTCAGGATAAACGGGTTTTTGCCGCCCTTGTCAACGGATGGGGCACAAGTTCCCGACTTCACAATCATCTTGTTTGACCAGCGTGATTGTCTTAAATCCACGTTCCTCATTTCACAACACTTTTCCCTTGCCACCAATCACGAATTCCTGCTAGTGCGTGAAAGGCTCGAAACTCTCCGGCACACGCAACGCCGCCACAATATGGAGCAAACAATGAACAGGAAAAACGTCTACAGCGTCTGCGGCATGTGCAGCGTGCGCTGCCCCATGATGGCCACGGTGGAAGGCAACAAGGTGGTATATCTGCAGGGCAACCCCCATGCCGCCGGCATCAAGGGCGCGCTGTGCGCCCGGGGCGCGGCCGGCGGAGCCTTGGTCGCCGACGACGAACGTCCCCAGTTCCCCATGATCCGGGCCGGGGCGCGCGGCGAGGGCAAATGGCGCAAGGTCTCCTGGGACGAGGCCCTGGCCTACGTTTCCGGCGAGCTGTCCCGTATCCGTGAAGCCCACGGCGCGCGCTCCATCCTGCTCTCCGACCGGGGCGGTCCGTTTCGCGACATGCACCGCGCCTTTTTAAAAGCCCTGGGCAGCCCCAACTACTGCAACCATGATTCGGCCTGCGCCCGAAACGTCCAGCACGCCGCCCTGTCGCTGTTCGGCTTCGGCCGCAAGGACGTCTTCTACGACTATAAAAACGCCAAGCACGTCGTGCTCCAGACGCGCAATATTTTTGAAGCGATAAACGTCAAGGAAGTCAACGACCTCCTCGACGCCAAAGAAGCCGGCTGCAAGATCACCTGCATCGACGTGCGCACCACCGTCACCGCCGCCAAGGCCGACACCTTCCTCATGGTGCGTCCGGGCACGGACTATGCCCTAAACCTCGGCGTCATCCACGAACTCATCACCCGCGACCTCTACGACAAGGATTTCGCCGCCGCCTGGATACAGGATCTCGACGCCCTGCGCGCCTTCATCGCGCCCTACGACGCCGACTTCGCCGCCGCCGCCACCGGCGTGCCAGCCCGGCGCATCCGCGAACTGGCCGACCAGCTGGCCGCCGCCGCGCCGGCCGTCATCTGGCATCCCGGCTGGATGACCGCCCGCTACGGCGACTCCTTCCAGGTCTGCCGCACCGCTTACATCATAAACGCCCTGCTGGGGTCCATCGGGGCCAAGGGCGGCCTGCCCCAGGTCAACAAGCCCGGCCATGTCGGCAAAAAGGGCCTCAAGCAGCTGGTCGACCTCTTCCCCAAGCCCGAGGCCAAGCGCGTGGACGGCGTGGGCTGGATGGAAGGCCGCGGCCACTTCGAAGCCGGCCCGGGCTTGGTCAATCTGGCCTTCGAGGCCATCGTCACCGGCGAACCTTACCCGATCAAGGCCTACATCGCCCATCGCCATGATCCGCTCATGTCCTTCCCGGACACGGCCGACGTCAAAAAGAAGTGGGACAACCTGGAACTCTTGGTGGCCGTCACCTATTCCTGGTCGGACACGGCCTGGTTCGCCGACGTGGTGCTGCCCATGTCGCCGGCCCTGGAGCGCGAATCCATGATCGCTTCCAAATCCGGCGGCGCGCCGCAGTTTTTCGTGCGACAGCGCGCCCTTGCCCCCCGCTTCGACACCCGGGCCGACTGGGAGATCTACCGCGATCTGGCCCGCCACATGGGCATCAAGGAACTGGATTTCGCCTCCATCGAGGACATCTGGAACTTCCAGCTCGCCGACACCGGCGTTGCCGTGGCCGATTTCGAGGCCACGGGCATGGTCAAGCTCGGCGGGCCGCTTTTGCGCCCGGTGGACGACAAGACCTTCAAGACGCCCTCGGGCAAGATCGAGATCGTCTCGGCCAAGCTCGAAGCCGACGGCGTGGCTTCCCTGCCGCCCTACGTGGCCCCGGCCTCCCCGCCTCCCGGCCGCTACCGGGTGAGCTTTGGCCGGGTCGGCCTGCACACCCAGGGACACACCGTCAACAATCCGCTGCTGTTCGCCCAGATGCCGGAAAACGAGCTGTGGATTAATAGCGCCGAGGCGGCCAAGCTCGGCGTCGTCGACGGGGCGCTGGTCACCGTGCGTAACGGTTCCCACGCCGGCCAGATCCGGGCCAAGGTCACCGAAGGCATCCACCCCGAGACCGTGTTCATGGTCCACGGCTTCGGCCACACCCTGCCCGTGGAAAGCCGGGCCCGGGGCATGGGCGTGGCCGACAACGAGCTCATGCCCCAGGGCATCAACAACTGGGACAAGGGCGGCGGCGGCGTGTGCATGCAGGAGCATTTCGTGATGGTGGAGCCGGCCTAGGGCGTTTCCCCGGACAAGATGTTTGTCGTGCCGTGGGCTATTCATGTTTCGCGTGTGCCCCAGAAGCGCTCAGGCCCTTTTTTGAAGACGCGGCACGAGGAATTCTCATGGCCGGGGCGGCGCACTGCGCCGCCCCGGCCATGATTGAAATCCGTCGTGGACAGCAACGCCGGGGGCGTCTTTGCGAAACCTGTATCGACTCCGAAATCCGGCCGCTGCTCGCGCTGCAACTGTCACGAATTCCCAAAACGCCGTTGACCCCTCGGGATACGACATGGTAGCTTGGAAGAACATATGGAAGGATCGCTGCTTTCACCCGAGGACGTTCGTCCTTTTCCCCTGCGGGATTCGCTGGGATTTCTGTTGGTGCGCACGGCGCTCAAGCTCCGGCTGCTCGGCAACGTGCTGCTCCAGGAAGCCGGCGAAGACATCACCGTGGACCAGTGGGGCATTTTAAACCTCCTGTGGGAAGCCGACGGCCAGACCCCGGTGGAACTGGCCCGGCGCGCCGACAAGGACAAGCCCAACGTCACCCGGCTGCTCAAGATCCTCGAAGACAAGAAGCTCGTGGTCCGCAAGCCCGACGCCAAGGACCGCCGCAGCCACCGCATCCACCTGACCGAGGCCGGGGCCACCCTCAAGGACAAGCTCCTCGACGTCGGCGTCACCTGCCTGGAGCGCGCCTGCCTGGGGCTTTCCAGCCAGGAAGTGGCCACGCTCAAGTCCCTGCTCAATCGCGTTTACGCCAACGTCTCCTAACTTCTGCCGCGTTCCGTCTTTTCGCGGGCGCGTCCTTGCGAGTTGTTGCATGTCAAATTTGACAGAACTGCAGGCGCACGACAGCGCCATCGGCCCTTACACCTTCGAAGAATTCCTCAAGGTCGCCGCCGCCTTCCACGGCAACCCTGCCCCCGGACTCATCATCGGCGGCTACATGGTGGACGCCGCCCGAGCCATGCTGCCCGAGGGAACGCTTTTCGACGCCGTGGTGGAAACCAAGAAGTGCCTGCCCGACGCCGTGCAGATCCTCACTCCGCCAAGCTACGGCAACGGCTGGATGCGGGTGATAAACCTCGGCCGCTATGCGCTCTCGCTCTACGACAAGTTCACCGGCCAGGGCTATCGGGCCTGGATCGATCCCAAGCATCTGGAGAACTGGCCGGAAATCCACGCCTGGTTCCTCAAGCTCAAGCCGAAAAAAGAACAGAACCGCGACCGCCTTTTCGCCGAGATCAAGGCCGCCGCCCGCCATATCTG
It contains:
- a CDS encoding molybdopterin-containing oxidoreductase family protein, which encodes MNRKNVYSVCGMCSVRCPMMATVEGNKVVYLQGNPHAAGIKGALCARGAAGGALVADDERPQFPMIRAGARGEGKWRKVSWDEALAYVSGELSRIREAHGARSILLSDRGGPFRDMHRAFLKALGSPNYCNHDSACARNVQHAALSLFGFGRKDVFYDYKNAKHVVLQTRNIFEAINVKEVNDLLDAKEAGCKITCIDVRTTVTAAKADTFLMVRPGTDYALNLGVIHELITRDLYDKDFAAAWIQDLDALRAFIAPYDADFAAAATGVPARRIRELADQLAAAAPAVIWHPGWMTARYGDSFQVCRTAYIINALLGSIGAKGGLPQVNKPGHVGKKGLKQLVDLFPKPEAKRVDGVGWMEGRGHFEAGPGLVNLAFEAIVTGEPYPIKAYIAHRHDPLMSFPDTADVKKKWDNLELLVAVTYSWSDTAWFADVVLPMSPALERESMIASKSGGAPQFFVRQRALAPRFDTRADWEIYRDLARHMGIKELDFASIEDIWNFQLADTGVAVADFEATGMVKLGGPLLRPVDDKTFKTPSGKIEIVSAKLEADGVASLPPYVAPASPPPGRYRVSFGRVGLHTQGHTVNNPLLFAQMPENELWINSAEAAKLGVVDGALVTVRNGSHAGQIRAKVTEGIHPETVFMVHGFGHTLPVESRARGMGVADNELMPQGINNWDKGGGGVCMQEHFVMVEPA
- a CDS encoding 4Fe-4S binding protein, coding for MSLSDLVREAATGLKSLFVGLGITGRAFAKPAVTVIYPKQEVTNLDTYRGHVELVGREDNPAMPRCIACGACTRACPSQCLSVGCPVGAGSGGGDPEALELAGELIPVGTAMAPAPQKGCKVPGVFIYDYSLCSLCGQCVRACPVDSLRFSQHVYYVGASRADFRLDLMARLARQAAEAPAPEAARPADATLMEEHP
- a CDS encoding 4Fe-4S dicluster domain-containing protein; translated protein: MSKYMIQMDKKRCISCHACEVHCQVKNAVPPSAKPGKLVTVGPDMVKGKPRLLNLYMSCFHCERPWCVPACPTGAMFRREEDGIVYVKEELCVGCKACIQACPWKIPQWNEVTGKVVKCDYCRERVDAGLDPSCVTGCTAHALRFVRPGKKNQDERDVYGKRLLLRQM
- a CDS encoding MarR family winged helix-turn-helix transcriptional regulator; the encoded protein is MEGSLLSPEDVRPFPLRDSLGFLLVRTALKLRLLGNVLLQEAGEDITVDQWGILNLLWEADGQTPVELARRADKDKPNVTRLLKILEDKKLVVRKPDAKDRRSHRIHLTEAGATLKDKLLDVGVTCLERACLGLSSQEVATLKSLLNRVYANVS